TTCAGCGCGGCCAGCTTCGGCATCGGATTGCTTACGCTCCTGCTTATCATCGGCCTGCGCCGCGCCTTCCCGCGCTTTCCCGGCCTGATCGTTGCCGTCGGGGTCAGCGCAGCAGTGGTGACGCTCGGCGCGCTGCCGGTCGAAACCATCGCCAGCCGCTTTGGCGACCTGCCGCGCAACCTGCCCCTCCCGGCGCTGCCCGACATCTCTTATGAACGGGTGGTCGAATTGCTCCCGTCGGCCTTTGTCATCGCCTTCCTTGCGGGTGTGGAATCGCTCCTCTCGGCCATCGTGGCCGACCGCATGTTCGGCGGCGCGCATCGCCCCAATGCCGAACTGCGCGCGCAAGGTGTCGCCAATATCGCCTCCTCGCTCTTTGGCGGGCTGCCCGCCACCGGCGCCATCGCGCGCACCGCCACCAATGTGCGCGCGGGCGGGCGCACACCCGTTGCAGGCATCGTTCACGCACTGGTGCTGCTCCTGATCATGTGGGTCGCAGCGCCGCTCGCCGGGCTGATCCCGATGCCCGCCCTTGCTGCCCTCTTGATCGTCACCGCATGGACGATGAGCGAACCACACCGCTGGGGCAGTTACCTCAAGGGACGCCGCTCTGATATCGTGCTTCTGGTGCTCACGCTTTCGCTCACCGTGCTGATCGACCTCACCGTTGCCATCGGCGTCGGCGTGGCCGTCGGGCTTGCCCTGCGCCTGCTCCGCCGCGATGCCGAAGGCCCCGACTGGACCCCTCGCGACAGGTAAACCCAGCAAGGAACCCCAGCAAGCCTCACCCCGTCTTTCTGTGCATTTCCGCACATACCCTCACCAGTTCTGCCCATGGACGCAAGCGCACCCGCTGCCTATCTCTCTCGAAACCACTCATACGGAGAAACGGCCATGTCCATCAGACCGACTTTGGAAACCCGCAAGGCCCAAGCCACCATGGAAGGCGCCGGCGTCCATCTGCACCGCGCGTTCGGCTTTCACAACCCGTCCGAGCTTGACCCCTTCCTGCTGTTCGATGATTTTCGCAACGACAACCCGGCCGATTTCGCCGCCGGGTTCCCGTGGCATCCCCATCGCGGCATCGAAACCATCACCTATGTGCTGGCTGGCTCGGTCGATCATGGCGATTCACTCGGCAACGAAGGCACCCTTGCCGCGGGCGATGTGCAATGGATGACCGCCGGGTCGGGCATCATGCATCAGGAAATGCCCAAGGGAAACGCCAGCGGTCAGATGCACGGCTTTCAGCTTTGGGCCAACCTGCCGTCTTCGCAAAAAATGACCGCCCCGCGCTATCAGGATATCAAGGCCGCCGACATCCCCGAGGTGATCGACGATGACGGCACAAACGTGCGCATCGTCACCGGCTCGTTCTGGGGTAAACGCGGGCCCGTCGATGGCG
This is a stretch of genomic DNA from Aquicoccus sp. G2-2. It encodes these proteins:
- a CDS encoding SulP family inorganic anion transporter; its protein translation is MKPKILSTLPGYTPRAFAADALAGLTVALVALPLSLAIAIASGASPDRGFVTAIVAGFLISALGGSRVQIGGPTGAFIVVVFSVIAKHGIDGLILATLLAGIILFIAGTFRAGRLIAMVPEPVINGFTIGIGIIIGTSQLKDFFGLTLADVPAEFIPKIAAFWGAHGTFSAASFGIGLLTLLLIIGLRRAFPRFPGLIVAVGVSAAVVTLGALPVETIASRFGDLPRNLPLPALPDISYERVVELLPSAFVIAFLAGVESLLSAIVADRMFGGAHRPNAELRAQGVANIASSLFGGLPATGAIARTATNVRAGGRTPVAGIVHALVLLLIMWVAAPLAGLIPMPALAALLIVTAWTMSEPHRWGSYLKGRRSDIVLLVLTLSLTVLIDLTVAIGVGVAVGLALRLLRRDAEGPDWTPRDR
- a CDS encoding pirin family protein; translation: MSIRPTLETRKAQATMEGAGVHLHRAFGFHNPSELDPFLLFDDFRNDNPADFAAGFPWHPHRGIETITYVLAGSVDHGDSLGNEGTLAAGDVQWMTAGSGIMHQEMPKGNASGQMHGFQLWANLPSSQKMTAPRYQDIKAADIPEVIDDDGTNVRIVTGSFWGKRGPVDGVASDPQYLDISVPPGVKKTFKIDTYRRAFAYVFAGSAAFADASAPAGVLLEKEVMGQELNIRDMSGNRTLIRFGTGDEVTVQAGEDGVRFLLISGAPIEEPVAWHGPIVMNTTAELQTAFRDLQNGTFIKPAH